The DNA sequence tcattcatattttctcaaacttccacctcaagtgttagattaattatgattcacaacaacccttaaggttaatggttattgagaattcataactaatcattaataatctacaagtcattgataaaattataataagttatgttatttagtaattgcttataatttctaaaataacatgcatattgaaccatttgctcttttaagagtttgttggtccatccttatgatgacttattagaacaataagatcaatgttttctagtgattacattttgtacaataagagttcaactacaatattaatttgagacacaaattaaattatagtatgataaagaattgaagttgtagtacaacatgccatgaatgaagaaatgaatatcttaaagagcaataaagtttatctttagtaaagttgcctaatggggtgaagaacattaattaagcataatttttttcaccaataatattcattaggcaacattgagaaacataaagatataaaagaatattcattgctaagaagttcattttgaaataagaatcaataacaaaggagatttacattctcacttgtttttataaataattctattatagaccttggcatttgttccTCGTTtcaatttattaatcaattccaaacagtgaactagaggagaaggtatacagaCTGCCATAAATTTTTTCCTCTAataagtggtgaacatatgcaagcttaaagtgtctacctatagattaaaacaaacatctcacaaattggtattatatcatcttttcctttaggtttgaaaagagaattatggaaataattatataccagaaggttagtgggagtaatatttgttttatacgtagacaatatgttacttgcaaatgatgataaaagttttctatataagttaaaataattcatatctcaaattattattttgagataaggaatataaataatatatataattttaattaattagagagtagccacagcatctctgattaaataaaattatgtattattcatctgatataacttttatctttaagtgtgataaattcaactcgaaccagcatctgaaaaatgatctggagtgagaataaattaagaacattcattcgcttctattttagaagcctaatgtatgcctaagagtctgaataagactttgcattacatttgtttcaggatcgttaagtagtatcagaataactaaagttaagaccactttattcttcatacaaagtgatgaggtgtctttaagatactaaatattataatcatacatatttgttaagatgaattgaccatctggaaatatagttaaccaattagattcttcCACACTTCACTGGTTATATTGATTCACGTaagtcaatattttattacaaccttaagattaccagtaagttatattgtggagaatcttcattgttatttccactatagaagtcacattcatttattgtttcgaggatacatctcgtatgatgcaTTATaaagtttcatagtaggcctagagttcagaattacagtttcattaggccattaagaaagtTTTgtgataaattcagctacaatatttatggctaaataactataaaagtACTGGTCGAaactagcatatcgacattaagaaTTTAGTCATAAAAAGGTGTGATAattggtcattaatcacgcaaactgaattgggtgatcgcacatccttgactaaaggcatgccgcaacacaaattcaaggatcataaagtaaatatgggattcagttaacctatatgcagttttttatatttgtacaaccaaaaattattcaatgaaactctaatttcgatattttctcatatttatgtgcaccttaatttcatctgagaaaattatcgtaagaggaaacgaataaacataagggttagggtttattcgcttaagtacattgccacataaagtacattgttatataataaatatatcgtaatacatggaagataatactcgacttataatgaggacatgtcgctatgattcgtatgtttattatataatgaggaacgtttgggtttgaatgttttaatttaaatgctgaccaagtgggagaatattagaatatttctaattaagtaaataaaataatattattgattctgataaatgaatattttatattcattgaatctggacataatcaattatgtaatattctatatatggtcagatttctatattcattatacctgatttgatttcctgaattaattgtcaaaatattctgacaattaatgtggcacagatactgatggagtatctcacctataaatatagggtctcggtccccgagctcctcactcattctgttcataacagcaaattccatctaaagagagttgagagagggaggaagcccgattacccacatcaatcagTTTTCTTCGCATATCAAAGCTTGtgtgggattgaagctcaaaatcaatggctggaggtatttcgatccttattcatagtgtatacatgtttgattaattccgcactttatacttaatcatatatgtttcagtttatacatatataaattatcTAACACACCTCCCATTAGGAATTAAAAGCTTACGATCAGGGGCGAAGATAAAATTTAATAACAAGAGAGtcaattattaaaatttgaatattagaaagaaatatttttaaaatgtattaatacattaaaaatttgtaataaaatatagtGTGTCTATACTAAATTAAACATTAGTTTGTTTTTCACCAAACATACTACCaaacaattattgaaaaattattttatttattaccacaAAGTGTAGTTTTTATTGGTAGTGTCCAACACGTGGTGTCATATTGCtattatataattaagtattggatggtacatattttaatttaataattattataaaatatcgtTATCGTCATTTGCAATTTGTTATATGTAGTGGTATTGAGCATCACTAAtccctaataataatatttttattttattatttaataaaactaTACATTAATAAAAGAGCAATTGATTCATCTATAAAATTAgccattaattaattataaaattacttttaattaaattaaatattcattttaattGTATCCTAAATATAATTAACATTACTCTATCTATACCATTTTACTCAATTTTTGCACACTTCAAATGAGTCCAATACTATGCCATCGGTTTTGTctcatttttattatatttatttatatagtttAATTTAGGGGGCCAATATGAACTACCACATATAACTCCTGCCCAATGGGAATAgtccttttatgtgtttttgaaaaatcatgAGGGGCAATAAGCTATCCTCAATGGGATAGTGGTATCGAACATAtagataataattaagtgtaaacttttatttttttcttctgagATAAATTCATTACACATAAAATGAAAATTGGTAAAGTAAAATGTATACATTGACAATTGGTGTCCGAAAAAACAATCGATTTCAGCAcaggtattatatatttttctttgttaTAATGTGAATATTTAAGTGAATGACTCTCGCTAAtgccatacatatatatattgatatatattagAGTTTGTCTTAATTTCTTCATATTAACCAATAGACTGATGATCACTAATTAATGTTTGTTAGGTGAGTCGATTGAAAAGCATGCATGTTGATTATGTCTTCCGATAATATatttgaagaaaataaaaacattgaaaatataaactaaaataaactaTTACCTCAAAAGGCTAACTCCtaggaaacaattaatattAGGTAGATTTTTGGGTAGTATACTTTTGCTTTTACTGCAAGGTTGTAATATATTTTGGGGCAATTAAATTTGTTAaggttatatatataaatatatattaattataatatgtatttaattttttttttaaaaaattaaataatttataacattgaaaaatagaatttgaaaatttagaaattactctatataatattttttaacttttttttttttataaatttacgaTTTGGGTTGTTCCGGTAGTTTCTATGTGAGTTGCTATATAAATTTTGGTTACAATTTAAGTTACTCTGTTAGTTACTATAAAAGTTTCTGTGTAGAAtctgtaaaaatgcaaaaaaatatatatattttaaagtataaaaataaaaaactcccTTGAAAATATTACACACAtacttaaatttatatataaaaatatatattatatatttgggGTCATTTTAGTTGCAGTGTATTGTATATCATTGTTTTTAGAGATATTGATGACTAAAccacttaaattttaaattttttaacacttAATCACAAAAATCAATTTCTTAGGAgcaaaactacctaaactccTATTCTGTTTTGCTATGTACCCCTCCGTCTAAAAATTATAGTTAAGTGCCACAATGGACTgcccacgtgtacacacttgtacacgcgacaaatttttagtggcacgcgtagtattaattttaaaaaataattataaatatttaaaaaattaaaaaatcataaaaaaataattttaaaaatattttctttttaggaTATTGGCAGCTAAACCATCtgaactttaaattttttaacacttaaccacaaaaattgattttttgggGGCAAAATTACCTAAACTCTTATTCCGTTTTTAAcacttttcctttttcttttcttcttcttcttaattgaAAAAACCCTAGCACCCAGTCGCCTACCCCACGACCCAACCTTCTCCGACTCCATTCTCACACACTCTCTCTCACGGTGTAGAACGCTGGCCTTCTCCGACCACCCCATGTCAGACGGGCCACAGAACTGAACCTCACGAACCAAAAAATCCCAACCCTAATCTGTCctcttctctctctccttcGATCTTTCTCCGATCCCCTCTATTTTTTTTCGTTTAGTACGACCCCCTCCGGCGATCAccacgaagagagagagagagagagagagagagagagagagagagagagagagagagagagagagagagagagagagagagagagagagagagagagagagagagagagagagagagaggggttctGGGAAGGAGaagatcgagagagagagagaaagagagggaaaatGGCTCCGGCGAGGGCGTGGGTGCTTCGGCTCCGATGAGGTCTTGGGTAGTGAgacgagagagagaaagagagggtctACGAAGGAGGGCTGAGAGATTAGGGTTTTAGAAagtttaagaaagaaagaagaaagaagaagaaaaagaaaaaaaaaagtaaaaaaaaaaaattaaaattattttcaatttttgtgATTAAGTATCAAAAAGTttaaagttcaggtggtttagccgccaatatcccaaaaagaaaatatttttaaattttttttttttgattttttaaattttttttaaatatgtataattattttttaaaattaatattatgtgggCCACTTGTACACGTGGGCAGTCCACtctggcacttaactgtgatttttggacggaggggtacagagcaaaacggaatgggagtttaggtagttttgcCTCCAAAAAAtcgatttttgtggttaagtgttaaaaaatttaaaattcaagtagTTTAGCCACGAATATCTTTTgtttttatatgtgttttaaAGAGtgtttacaatattatttattaaatgaaCCAACAATATCGATCACTAAAGCTGCCTAACTTTGCCCCTTATATACCCTAAGCACCTTATCTCTCGTTGTGTACtttaattatcttttaatttttctttcttttttcttttttcttgttCCCCTTTTCGTTTTGTATTTGCCATATTGTGTAAAATCTTCAAGTAAGAAGCTTTAAACTTTGCTATATAATGTATAATCTATACTTCGGGGCCTCTTTGCTAGAActttgttaattattttttcattgaaCCTTAGGCATATATATGCATGCATGTCTTGCTAAGTAATTAAACCCTAATACGTGTACGTACCTAAGTTATTAGTGTGGGGTTTATTAGGGGCACACTATGCATGAAAACGTATGGGGAAAAAAAATTAGGCAGTGAATGATGAACAATTAAGAGAAAACGGCCGGCTTGGAATTAAATAATGTGatttttgatatatttattaaaattaagtggCTTTGACACCAAAATAGTTAATTTGAGCCTTTTGTGAAAGAGTAGGAGGATGTTTTGATCCCTAacttataacttaaaaaattatatatattttagaggGCTCCAAAATCAAATTTGTCTTAGGCCCATAAATTCTCAGGGTCGGCactgaatatataattatatgtaaaaTAAACATGTAAACCAAATATTTCactaaatcaagaaaaatttctattttttttattgataaataATAAGATTACAGagaataagttttatttaaaaCACAAACTCTAACAAGAAGAACCCAAGGTCAAGGCACTATCCATCCACTTCATCGCCTAAAATCTCAGCCCCCCTTCCTGTTATCAGCAAACTCAGCACCAACACTGGGACGTCTCCCAAGCTGGCGGAGAGAAAGGAGAAGAACACGAAAGCAAAGAAGAAAGGAAATTTCTTCGTCGAAGCCAGATATGGACTCGTTGTCTTTTTCCATTCTTCCTCGTCAACTCTGGAAGATTAGAAATGagtttccaatttttttttcttcttcttattgttCTAGTAGGTTAGATAAAGGAGATTGGGGTAGAGTAAATTGGGAAGaaaatcgaaattttttttttttgataaatttcaaTCGCACACATTGTATTTATCTAATCACCAAAATTATATCATAGAGTTAAGGCTTGGTAGCTATGTGtgtaatataaatataacttaCTCACACATGAGCAATGTGAGACAAACCATACATACACACAAATTTCTGTTTTTGATAAACTTCAAAatcacatatacatacatacacacaagTTTCTGTTTTTGATACAAGTTTCTGTTTTTGATGTCTATGTGTGTAATATATATCTCACAAATCACTCACTAGTTTGAAGAAATTTGATGTGTATATAAGTTATCAATTTCTGAGTCTTGAGATgtagagaaaatatttaaaacttttagtttttttgtaaatttaggATTTATTATTCTTGTTAGTTTAAGTTATATtacgtaatttttttaattatttaatacttaatttaattttgttggaTTTTTAAGATCTGatctatttaatttatatataaattttataatattaatttaatttatttctatttaattatgaaatttaaataagatttttttaaaatattaaattacatggCAATGACTAAAGAGTTATGTCAGcactctgtttttttttttcataaaaaaaaaaaaagagaaatttgattttctatacttagatatacctaatattttttttttctaaacacataacatttaatatttgtgggatatgacacattttagaatatccctaaaatacccccattTACATTACTGCCTccccactctcttcttctctctttgttataaaaaaaaaaaaattaaagtgggcatcgggccctacatcgggcccatcgggccaGTCATTTGaccatcgggccctacatcgggTCTATCGGGCCAGTcctataaaatgaaaaaaattaaaaaaaagtaaagtgggcatctgaccatcgggccgaccatcgggccctacatcgggTCCATCGGGCTAGtcctataaaattaaaaaaattaaaaaaaaaaataaagtaggcATCTGACCATCAGGCCCTACATCGGGCATCGGGCcagtcctataaatagaaatttttttaaaaaaaatccaaaatgggCATCAGaccatcgggccctacatcgggccATGCATCGGGCCATGCATCGGACCATCGGGCCATGCATCGGGCCTTCATCTTCAAGCTCATATCAAACCAGAAAATCGGATTTTCTTGCCCAGAAAGATCACAAACCCTAGATCTACTCCATCTAACCCTAGATCTAATCAAGAATGCACATAtccaacctaaatctatcaactAACAACATTTTCACCAtaatcaataagaaaaaaaaattaaaaaaccgaaAGGGGACAGGCTCGTCGCGTGCTCTGTGGATGGGTTCCCACTGTGGGGTGGTGGGTTCCCTCCGTGGGGTGGTGGGTTCGGTGGGTTCTTCATTCGAGTGGGGAATCGTGGATGGTGGGATTTCAAacgctagagagagagagagagagagagagagagagagagagagagagagagagagagagagagagagagagagagagagagagagagagagagagagagagagagagagagagagagagagagagagagagagagagagagagagagagagagagagagtttagaAATGAGGGGGGTAAAATTGGGTTTAAGTAAAAGTTATCCCATTTTACAAATTATGTATAGTTTTAGATTAGGATACCAATTTTAGTCTCTAATATgcatataatttcaaatttcccaaaaaaaaagcACTCTGTTAGTTACATGGGacgaaaattaacaaaaatcttTATTCACAATAGTATAAATAGCTCGATAATTAATTGTAATGGGTTACAAATTAGGGGACacaaatgtattttcatttttatcattttattttaagggAAAGATCAAAACTTCAATCAATAGAGAAATCAAAGGACAAAGTCAATTACAATGCTTTTGGATAAGCAAAAGAAAATTATTCTCGATAAGGGAGAGCAAACAACAACAAGGCTAATAAACTGACATATCGAGGCACATACGTCCGTATAGTCAAGACCGTTAAAAAGTACCATATCACCATAGATGTTAGGTAAAGAAACAAAACAAGGAAACAAACCCTCAAGGCTCTAACAAGAGAAAAGCACGAAATAAAAAACAACACAAGCCAAAATAAAACCAGTAAAAAATAgagatataaaataaaataacaaaaaaaaggcAACACCAGAACTCCACTAGAGAAGAAGAGCTAGCCAGCCACAAGCTTCACCCATGTGGCACCAGAGAAACCACAAACTTAGACCACAAGTCAACCACAACAAAGCCCCATGCCTTGTCAGAAGGGTTCAAAAACCTCTACCAACCCAATCATCATAACAAAGGATGAAAAGCACACCCCGAAGGCTATTGCCTGAGACCCATTGAAGTGCACCCCGACACACCCACCACAATCTCGTCACTGAGGCACAACCATTATCGATCAAGAAGCCCAAAGCTTCGCCATTCCCCACCTAAGGCACCTCCGAAAGAACCCACCACCTGTCGAACTCCCCACTCAGTATAAGGAATGCGACTTTGCTGGCGCATTTGGCCAAATGCGCCGATGAAAGTTGTCGACATAAAGGGGCTAATAAAGAGCCAAAACTTTTACAGGTTCACTATTGTGTTGGCAAAGTTGTTCATACCAGCACATGCATTTAGTGAATTGCGTTGGTAAAAGTCTAGAAAGAAACTGCCTTATGGCGCGAACTGTTTCTATTAGTTCATACACCTTTGTCAGTGCAATTATGTGCCAACAAAAGTCTTAAAAAATGGGGAGAATTTTTCTCACGTGATAATAATGTTATAATGttgaaatttcggtagaaataATGTAGtaagaaaaaagttaaatttaaattttataataagtgaaataaaaatataaattaattatatatgatattaatttaattataataataaagtgatattataaattttaaaaaataagtaatTTCTAGATTGAATAATAagtcaaataaaattataaattaattatgggTAATTTGCAGCATAACCTCCTTATAAGTGGCCAGGTCTTTGCAACTAacccccaattctaaaattttggtgataAAACCTCCTAAACCCAAGTTCTGTTAGCACTTAGTCTCTTCCATCTATTTTTGGCTATTAACTGCATGGTGGAATGTCTACGTGTACACAGTATACACGTGGTACAATTTCATTGGTccatgtaaataaatatttaaaaaaaataaaaaaatttatttttctttaaaaattaaaaaataatttaaaaaaaaaaattaaaaaaaaaaaaacctaaataaaccctaatttcttttttttttttattttatttctcaaGAATAAACCCTAATTTTATTAATCCTAACCCTAATTTCCATCTCTTCAACCTTTCCCTTCCGCCTCCCTGCTCTTTCCCAGAAATCTCAAACAAAAAACCATAGCCCCATTGCAAATCAAGCTCTGTCGAGCCCCAAGGAACAAGAAAAGCTCGACATTGTCTTTGTCTTCTTGGTGCGACACAGCAATTGCAGGTGACCCTTCGCAATCTCTATCCGCTTATTCAAAAAGTGTCTAATGCTCTAAACCTCCGAGTAAATTGACCTGTAAACCCCGTAACAACATCAATCCAACTCAAATATTTTCTAGGGAAAAAATCCCCAAGGCTAAAAGCCTCAAAATCTTCCATGACCTTTCTAGTCAGCTCTCCAAATTTGCTCCTACCATTTTCTTCCACAAAACTCTGCCCAAGAATACATCTAGACACTATGTTGTTAGAAGTGGCAACCAACATCTCACTCAGATTTATACAACAACCTTTTTCTAATAATCCTATTGACCAAAACATCAGTCTCTTCTTTCCTCACCAAGTGAAATTGTTGAACCCTTTTGTGACTCAAGAGTTCGAGAACACAAATTTTCCTGGCTTGTCTCCAATACTCACCATAAGGAGCAAAGCCCACATCTTGATCGCCGTAACAGAAGATGTCGGCGGCGGAGGTTTTGGGTCTGTCAGAGAAAACGACGTCGTGCTTCTTAACGATCTCTTTCACCATTTCTGAAGATGAGACCACAAGGGTTGGGACTTGGCCCATTTGCAAGAGCATTAATGGGCCATATTTGGCTAAGAGTGTTCGGAGTGAATGGTGCGGGTGGGTTCTGAGAAGACGAAGGTTACCGATCAGTGGTAACCTCGGCGGTGACGGTGGTAAGTTGAATTTGGTACGTGATCTAAAGCGTGTGAACAAAATGATTAAAGAGACGAAGAAAATAGAGATGGGGAAGAGCATGGGATATTGCATTGTCTTCGTCTTCTTGGTGCGACACAACAATGTCTAGCTTTTCTTGTTCCTTGGGGCTCGACAGAGCTTGATCTGCAATGGGGCTATGGTTTTTTGTTTGAGATTTCTGGGAAAGAGCAGGGAGGCGGAAGGGAAAGGTTGAAGAGATGGGAATTAGGGTTAGGATTAATAAAGTTAGGATTTATTCttgagaaataaaataataataaaaaaaaaagaaattaaggtttatttaggtttttttctaatttttatttttttaaaattgttttttaatttttaaagaaatttctttttatttttaaaataataattttttttttatattttttaaatatttatttacgttgaccaataaaattgtgcctcGTGTACATTGTGTACACATAGACGTTCCACCATGGCTGTTAACAGCCAAAAATGGATGGAAGGGGCTAAGTGCTAACATAACTTGGGTTTAggaggttttaccaccaaaattttagaattgggggtTAGTTGCAAAGACCTGGTCACTTAAGgaggttatgccgcaaattacccattaattatatatgtaatatataattcaaaatttaataaagtgatattataaattttaaaaataagtaa is a window from the Cannabis sativa cultivar Pink pepper isolate KNU-18-1 chromosome 1, ASM2916894v1, whole genome shotgun sequence genome containing:
- the LOC115704438 gene encoding phenylacetaldehyde oxime monooxygenase CYP71AN24-like, coding for MQYPMLFPISIFFVSLIILFTRFRSRTKFNLPPSPPRLPLIGNLRLLRTHPHHSLRTLLAKYGPLMLLQMGQVPTLVVSSSEMVKEIVKKHDVVFSDRPKTSAADIFCYGDQDVGFAPYGEYWRQARKICVLELLSHKRVQQFHLVRKEETDVLSFVEENGRSKFGELTRKVMEDFEAFSLGDFFPRKYLSWIDVVTGFTELDLQWGYGFLFEISGKEQGGGRESPFMSTTFIGAFGQMRQQSRIPYTEWGVRQVVGSFGGALGGEWRSFGLLDR